Proteins encoded by one window of Chryseobacterium aquaeductus:
- a CDS encoding DUF3817 domain-containing protein: MINVYRKTALVEGISYLILLFIAMPLKYIFSIPEPVKYFGWIHGVLFLFFIVVLLAASIKYKWNLKRIIVYLVGSVLPFVPFYLDKSLKKEYSQNQYR, encoded by the coding sequence ATGATCAATGTATATCGCAAAACAGCTCTTGTTGAAGGGATTTCTTATCTCATTTTGCTCTTTATCGCAATGCCTTTGAAATATATCTTTAGTATACCCGAACCCGTAAAATATTTTGGTTGGATACATGGAGTACTATTTCTCTTCTTCATCGTCGTTCTTCTGGCCGCATCTATAAAGTATAAATGGAATTTAAAGAGAATTATCGTGTATCTTGTAGGCTCGGTCTTGCCATTTGTTCCTTTTTATCTCGATAAAAGTTTAAAAAAAGAATACAGTCAAAACCAATATCGCTGA
- a CDS encoding ankyrin repeat domain-containing protein: MRRNLLFVFALLGISLQAQQNQLLEADFWKINPDINAVKQAVATGNSASQFNDNTFDPVTLAINNKMPLATVQYLLEQPGNSVDKITHDGRIYLHWAAMSGNAEIVKYLIAKGSDVNKGDARGNTPLVFGASAGMNNKEIYEMFFKAGVDPKKKYGNGQTILHIAIAGDQNLEFTNYLISKGLSLKDVDVKGSTVFDYAASMGNIELLKKIQAQGIKATQQALINASQGTRRTSNGLNVFQYLIDDVKLDPKTTNQEGANLLSVIARKPNQSEIIYYLISKGADANKLDENGNNALMIASGGKDMDNVKSLLAKTKDINIQNANGESALTQAFKSGSSEVVAYLLENKANPEVKDIKGNNLAYYVIQSYRPGSSATQGGSNNGTKKDDFAEKLNLLQSKGIDLKVPQADGNTVLLLAIAKNDLGLLKKLEPFKIDVNAKNAESMTALHKASLIAKDDQILKYLVGIGAKKDIKTEFEETAYDLASENEYLQKSKTSIEFLK; encoded by the coding sequence ATGAGAAGGAACTTATTATTTGTCTTTGCGTTGCTGGGTATATCACTTCAGGCTCAACAGAATCAATTATTAGAAGCTGATTTCTGGAAGATCAATCCAGATATAAATGCAGTAAAGCAAGCCGTTGCTACGGGAAATAGTGCTTCACAGTTCAACGATAATACTTTTGATCCTGTAACATTAGCAATCAATAATAAAATGCCTTTGGCAACAGTGCAGTATCTTCTGGAACAGCCTGGTAATTCTGTTGACAAGATTACACACGATGGCAGAATTTATCTACACTGGGCAGCCATGAGCGGAAACGCTGAAATCGTGAAATATCTTATTGCAAAAGGCTCTGACGTTAATAAAGGGGATGCGAGAGGAAATACTCCTTTGGTATTTGGTGCTTCTGCCGGGATGAATAATAAGGAGATCTATGAAATGTTTTTCAAAGCAGGTGTAGATCCTAAGAAAAAATACGGTAACGGGCAAACAATTCTTCACATTGCCATTGCAGGAGATCAGAATTTAGAATTTACAAATTATTTAATATCTAAAGGTCTTTCTCTAAAAGATGTGGATGTTAAAGGCAGCACCGTATTTGATTATGCTGCGAGTATGGGAAATATAGAATTACTCAAAAAAATTCAGGCACAGGGCATCAAAGCAACTCAGCAAGCACTTATCAATGCATCACAGGGAACTCGTAGAACCAGCAATGGATTAAATGTGTTTCAATATCTGATTGATGATGTAAAACTAGATCCCAAAACGACCAATCAGGAAGGTGCAAATTTACTTTCTGTCATTGCAAGAAAACCAAATCAGTCTGAGATTATTTATTACCTCATCAGTAAAGGTGCAGATGCTAACAAATTAGATGAAAACGGAAATAATGCATTGATGATTGCATCTGGAGGCAAAGATATGGATAACGTGAAAAGTTTACTCGCAAAAACCAAGGACATTAATATTCAAAATGCTAACGGAGAATCGGCTTTAACTCAGGCCTTCAAATCAGGAAGCTCGGAAGTCGTTGCATATTTATTGGAAAATAAAGCCAATCCTGAAGTGAAAGATATTAAAGGCAATAATCTCGCATATTATGTAATTCAATCTTACAGACCAGGATCATCTGCAACTCAAGGTGGAAGCAATAATGGAACAAAAAAAGATGATTTTGCAGAAAAATTAAATCTTCTACAATCCAAAGGAATTGATCTAAAAGTTCCGCAAGCCGACGGAAATACTGTACTGCTTTTGGCAATTGCAAAAAATGATTTAGGCTTACTAAAAAAACTTGAACCTTTTAAAATAGATGTTAATGCAAAGAATGCGGAAAGTATGACGGCACTGCACAAAGCATCATTAATTGCAAAAGATGACCAGATTTTAAAATATTTGGTAGGAATTGGTGCAAAAAAAGACATCAAAACTGAGTTTGAAGAAACTGCCTATGATTTGGCTTCAGAAAACGAATATCTTCAAAAAAGTAAAACATCGATCGAATTTTTAAAATAA
- a CDS encoding COG1470 family protein, giving the protein MSSQKLRLLNLVVTVKNVQSQQFKGKLQFVCPNGFKNINGEELQIILAPHEIKYIPVKIVIDENADAGKSIIVTKLYNLSGILISQKSTEHIIDVDSSILINPLATTIYRSSPQDPLSVQVRVSNTGNVQQDITLVCKFPDPSDSNVFFEQNAVIPPKKDSVFTFTYLPSKNLARLSTFSVSISGFRNPEKEIFGSASVGVQNISSVQKYQNLEFFNFSDETKNQITTSYRKVGNDIDIYQITGSGGINLSSGYVFLRGNVAFLNNQQTPLVTNTNLILRQGKNEYSIGSVNKLLDMTLVGRGVEYSHTFQKNQKIEVGFVDQNFNLAEKNSWLKNGYGFFTKGTLQSNNNSKNISAAYIYRYDPFEKVNHSILGTEANYDFNESWKLNAKLNGGISNYETQNSTKPSFSAESNYVGKLKNINLNGNYFFSTDYYPGNRRGSIYLQQSFSTQLKKHSLHTNIIVSNFSPKFYFFDREQLSQNTRLEIGNRFPKLRDFNLSILYQYQNESSNSYNNFFGNWNSPEVQKINAHRIVEQFSWISALRRQSLVIGIETGLVNYPMSTDRQFQMRLSGNYSFRKFNINSIYQSGSYYLSEYAFTALIGEKNYKKITYSFFYNDSFAKDKINLSTGLSYIDDIVYGKSPSAFLNAKYIGKNFNAFLNSSWYNYSSGALHTNLVTFEIGVTVNLRKTVLNPEKKAVIKAFAFYDDNGNNIYDDGEKPATEYILNINTIALKTNTLGEASYRSVPFGKYVLKQFIQQGWYYDESEFVVDNYVYSLQIPLHQNGSFNGKVSFDYNMKKAVEFEHRGSSITCSIMKDDQVVQKIYTNDEGEFTAFLPTGDYTVVLNESSLPTNTFCEIKSHKITITACKISTIPNFIISVKEKKINTKKFGN; this is encoded by the coding sequence ATGTCTTCACAAAAATTACGATTGCTGAATCTGGTGGTTACCGTAAAAAATGTACAGTCGCAACAATTTAAAGGAAAATTGCAGTTCGTTTGCCCAAACGGATTCAAAAATATAAATGGAGAAGAATTGCAGATCATTCTTGCTCCCCATGAAATCAAGTATATTCCTGTAAAAATAGTGATTGACGAAAATGCCGATGCAGGAAAATCGATCATAGTAACCAAACTTTACAATCTATCAGGTATTTTAATTTCTCAAAAATCTACAGAGCATATCATTGATGTTGACTCCAGTATTTTGATCAATCCTCTCGCCACTACAATTTACAGATCATCACCTCAGGATCCTCTCTCTGTACAAGTGAGAGTGTCTAATACCGGAAATGTGCAGCAAGATATTACATTGGTGTGCAAATTTCCTGATCCTTCAGATTCCAATGTTTTTTTTGAGCAGAATGCTGTAATTCCACCCAAAAAAGATTCTGTTTTTACTTTTACATATTTGCCATCTAAAAACCTGGCAAGGCTTTCGACGTTTTCGGTCAGCATTTCAGGATTTAGAAATCCGGAAAAAGAAATATTCGGTTCTGCATCTGTGGGTGTGCAAAATATATCAAGCGTACAAAAATATCAAAATCTGGAATTTTTTAATTTTTCAGACGAAACCAAAAATCAGATTACAACCAGCTACCGAAAAGTTGGTAATGATATAGATATTTACCAGATTACAGGATCAGGTGGCATTAATTTATCTTCTGGATATGTTTTTTTAAGAGGAAATGTTGCTTTTTTAAATAATCAGCAAACTCCGCTCGTCACCAATACCAATCTGATATTGAGACAGGGAAAAAATGAGTACAGTATCGGAAGTGTAAATAAGCTTTTGGATATGACCCTTGTGGGAAGAGGTGTGGAATATAGCCATACGTTTCAGAAAAATCAAAAAATTGAAGTCGGATTTGTAGATCAGAATTTTAATTTAGCTGAAAAAAACAGTTGGCTAAAAAACGGATATGGTTTTTTCACCAAAGGAACGTTGCAATCTAACAATAATTCTAAAAATATATCAGCTGCTTATATTTATCGCTATGATCCTTTTGAGAAAGTGAATCACAGTATTTTGGGAACAGAAGCGAATTATGATTTTAATGAATCATGGAAATTAAATGCGAAATTAAATGGAGGAATAAGCAATTACGAAACTCAAAATTCTACAAAACCATCGTTTTCTGCTGAGTCTAATTATGTGGGAAAATTGAAAAACATCAATCTCAACGGTAATTATTTTTTCAGCACAGATTACTATCCGGGAAATAGGAGAGGAAGCATTTATTTGCAGCAGAGTTTCTCTACACAACTAAAAAAACACAGTCTGCATACCAATATCATCGTTTCCAATTTTTCTCCAAAATTCTATTTTTTTGATAGAGAACAGCTATCACAAAATACACGATTGGAAATTGGGAACAGATTTCCGAAATTGAGAGATTTTAATCTAAGTATTTTATATCAATATCAAAACGAAAGTTCTAATAGCTACAATAATTTCTTTGGAAACTGGAACAGCCCTGAAGTACAAAAGATAAATGCACATCGTATTGTAGAGCAGTTTTCCTGGATTAGTGCACTTCGCAGACAGTCGTTGGTGATTGGTATAGAAACGGGTTTGGTCAATTATCCAATGTCAACAGACAGACAGTTTCAGATGCGACTCAGTGGTAACTATAGTTTCCGGAAGTTTAATATCAATTCTATCTATCAGTCTGGCAGTTATTATTTGTCGGAGTATGCTTTTACTGCTTTGATTGGTGAAAAAAATTATAAAAAAATAACCTATTCTTTTTTTTATAACGACAGTTTTGCAAAAGATAAAATTAATCTGAGTACAGGTTTGTCATACATTGATGATATCGTGTATGGTAAATCTCCCTCTGCTTTTCTGAATGCAAAATATATCGGAAAAAATTTCAATGCATTTCTCAATTCATCGTGGTACAATTATTCATCGGGCGCTTTGCATACCAATCTTGTAACTTTCGAAATAGGTGTTACTGTCAATTTAAGAAAAACGGTTCTCAATCCTGAAAAAAAGGCAGTTATTAAAGCATTTGCATTTTATGATGATAACGGAAATAATATCTATGATGACGGCGAAAAACCTGCTACAGAATATATTCTCAATATCAACACAATAGCACTGAAAACCAACACTTTGGGAGAGGCTTCCTATAGAAGTGTACCTTTTGGAAAATATGTGCTCAAGCAGTTTATTCAGCAGGGCTGGTATTATGATGAATCTGAATTTGTGGTTGATAACTATGTATATTCTCTCCAGATTCCGTTGCATCAGAATGGCTCCTTTAATGGTAAAGTTTCCTTCGACTATAACATGAAGAAGGCTGTAGAATTTGAACATCGAGGCTCATCAATCACCTGCAGTATTATGAAAGATGATCAGGTAGTGCAGAAAATCTACACTAATGATGAAGGTGAATTTACGGCTTTTTTACCAACAGGAGATTATACTGTAGTGTTAAACGAATCTTCGTTGCCAACAAATACTTTTTGTGAGATTAAAAGTCATAAAATAACGATTACAGCGTGTAAAATATCAACCATTCCAAATTTTATTATCAGCGTAAAAGAGAAAAAAATAAACACGAAAAAATTTGGGAATTGA
- a CDS encoding FAD:protein FMN transferase — MRTFGRCLLGAILFSSIYIQAQIQRVRRLNLMGSRFEITVVDKDSVKAEHAIDRAIAEITRIEDLISEWQPETQISLVNQNAGIQPVKVDHEVIELTKTAIKFSQLTDGAFDISIVAMDKIWKFDGSMDEMPSQSSILESVKNVDYRNIEIDSTNSTIYLKKKGMKIGFGSIGKGYAADRARLLLKNSGVLGGIINASGDLSTWGTQPNGRTWAIGVNNPFKRGKVAAIIKNKSEISVTTSGSYEKYAEIDGKRFSHIINPKNGMPSTGLTSVTVIGPDATSANGFSTSIMVLGEESGVELMKKFPQYQYLLITDKGKIIKKMK, encoded by the coding sequence ATGAGAACATTTGGAAGGTGTCTTTTGGGTGCAATATTATTTTCTTCAATTTATATTCAGGCACAGATTCAGCGTGTTCGAAGGCTCAATTTGATGGGAAGCAGATTTGAAATTACGGTTGTTGATAAAGATTCTGTAAAGGCAGAGCATGCGATTGATCGAGCGATTGCTGAGATTACGCGCATTGAAGATCTCATTTCGGAGTGGCAACCTGAGACTCAAATTTCACTCGTTAACCAAAATGCAGGAATCCAGCCTGTAAAAGTGGATCACGAAGTCATTGAACTGACGAAAACCGCTATAAAATTTTCTCAACTTACAGATGGAGCGTTTGATATTAGCATCGTTGCAATGGATAAAATCTGGAAATTTGACGGAAGCATGGATGAAATGCCTTCACAAAGTTCTATTCTGGAATCGGTGAAAAATGTTGATTATCGCAATATTGAGATCGACAGTACAAATTCAACGATTTACCTCAAAAAGAAAGGTATGAAAATCGGTTTCGGCTCTATCGGAAAAGGCTATGCTGCGGATCGCGCGAGATTACTTTTAAAAAATTCAGGAGTTTTGGGAGGAATTATCAACGCTTCCGGAGATCTTTCTACCTGGGGAACTCAACCAAATGGTCGGACTTGGGCAATTGGTGTTAACAATCCATTCAAAAGAGGGAAGGTAGCGGCTATTATTAAAAATAAAAGTGAGATTTCTGTCACCACATCCGGGAGTTACGAAAAATATGCAGAAATCGATGGTAAGCGTTTTTCTCATATCATTAATCCTAAAAATGGGATGCCGTCAACAGGTCTCACCAGTGTTACAGTCATCGGTCCGGATGCGACTTCTGCCAATGGCTTCAGTACTTCTATCATGGTTTTAGGTGAAGAGAGTGGAGTAGAACTGATGAAAAAATTTCCTCAATACCAATATCTGCTCATCACAGATAAAGGGAAAATCATTAAAAAAATGAAATAA
- a CDS encoding helix-turn-helix domain-containing protein, translating to MYTITNQLQKIGFSINLLSEIIKRNNGSKKFNTLEYYCICLVADSTKLTVSGVSHNIEAGNAVFIGPQKNVEFGDAEGKEIYTIAFSSDFYDRSSKDSFFMNSQIFYNYQSEVFIAPYFGNTIYNEIVLVDRLSKFREKNESLYISAAHNAIEGLILDAFLHIGCPQAENDERLMFVSHVNRFKILLQRDFKTAKKVSYYADELRLSPRRLTEMTEYVYGKSAKQLIIEKIKLECEKAIKYSNFTLSEIAYDMGFNDEGNFSNFVKKHCGKKPSEMRLTLVSN from the coding sequence ATGTATACCATAACAAATCAACTTCAAAAAATTGGCTTTAGTATTAATTTGCTGAGTGAGATCATTAAACGAAATAATGGTAGTAAAAAATTCAACACCTTAGAATATTACTGTATATGTCTGGTTGCTGACAGTACAAAACTCACTGTTTCAGGTGTGTCGCATAATATCGAAGCTGGAAATGCCGTTTTCATTGGTCCGCAAAAAAATGTTGAATTTGGTGATGCTGAAGGAAAAGAAATTTATACTATTGCTTTCTCTTCAGATTTCTATGATCGGTCTTCCAAAGACAGTTTTTTTATGAACTCTCAGATTTTCTACAATTATCAATCTGAAGTTTTTATTGCTCCTTATTTTGGCAATACTATTTATAATGAGATTGTTTTGGTAGATAGGCTTTCAAAATTTAGAGAAAAAAATGAGAGTTTGTACATATCTGCAGCTCACAATGCCATCGAAGGTTTGATTTTAGATGCGTTTCTGCATATCGGTTGTCCTCAAGCTGAAAATGATGAAAGGCTGATGTTTGTATCTCACGTAAACAGGTTTAAGATTTTGCTGCAACGAGACTTTAAAACCGCTAAAAAGGTATCGTACTATGCAGATGAGCTGAGATTATCACCCAGAAGGCTTACAGAGATGACAGAATATGTTTACGGGAAATCTGCTAAACAACTCATCATAGAAAAAATAAAGCTGGAGTGTGAGAAGGCGATTAAGTATTCAAATTTCACACTTTCAGAGATTGCTTATGATATGGGCTTTAATGATGAAGGCAATTTTAGCAATTTTGTCAAAAAACACTGTGGTAAAAAGCCTTCTGAGATGAGATTAACCTTAGTATCAAACTAA
- a CDS encoding NAD(P)H-dependent oxidoreductase, translating to MEMPHLTPDVLQTFFIPFDQLRPEQKKLISLSDQLMNQLLSSDYIVIGAPLAMSSGGIYSEEPGSSNDFVATYLKSFLSFLGMKDVTVIRAEGLKIPKIKESALENAVKSIQIQ from the coding sequence ATGGAAATGCCACACCTTACACCTGATGTACTGCAGACTTTTTTCATTCCTTTTGATCAACTCAGACCGGAACAGAAAAAATTAATCAGCCTTTCGGATCAATTGATGAATCAGTTATTATCATCCGATTACATCGTGATTGGTGCACCATTGGCAATGTCTTCCGGTGGAATTTACTCAGAAGAACCGGGCAGTTCTAATGATTTTGTGGCGACTTATTTAAAATCGTTTTTGTCTTTTTTGGGAATGAAAGATGTTACGGTCATTCGTGCGGAAGGATTAAAAATTCCAAAAATTAAAGAATCTGCATTAGAGAATGCTGTAAAAAGTATTCAGATTCAGTAA
- a CDS encoding fimbrial biogenesis chaperone: MNKITLLFYFLLVQVSAQTGISVSPPRIYFDSNAGSSTTQKITVTNVSAKNSLDLAVSLGDWDYDLVGENIMYPANTRKNSCASWISVKKTDNYFTLAPGERKELDVTLTVPGVIKDNLSSHTALLYVSQMNPVDDVDSKGSNIKVSIRSGIKIFHKSSDAVLKKVEIEDLKFDQAKNSLALQFKNQSAIWVDGKISTEIINTTTGKKYTVDDLVFYTLSGDTRKINLPITNALEKGSYNASVIIDYGDSSTLEIAELNFNHE, encoded by the coding sequence ATGAATAAAATTACATTACTATTTTATTTTCTGCTCGTACAGGTGAGTGCACAGACGGGTATTTCTGTTTCTCCGCCCAGAATTTATTTTGATTCTAATGCAGGAAGCAGTACCACCCAAAAAATAACAGTGACCAATGTAAGCGCCAAAAATTCTTTGGATCTTGCCGTAAGTCTCGGAGACTGGGATTATGATTTGGTGGGCGAAAATATAATGTATCCTGCCAATACAAGGAAAAACTCTTGTGCAAGCTGGATTTCTGTAAAAAAAACCGATAATTATTTTACACTCGCTCCCGGCGAAAGAAAAGAGTTGGATGTTACGCTAACGGTGCCAGGTGTCATAAAAGATAATCTTTCTTCGCACACAGCATTGCTATACGTGAGCCAGATGAATCCTGTAGACGATGTTGATAGTAAAGGTTCCAACATCAAGGTAAGCATCCGCTCCGGAATAAAGATTTTTCACAAATCTTCCGATGCTGTTCTTAAAAAAGTTGAAATAGAAGATTTGAAGTTTGATCAGGCTAAAAATAGTTTGGCTCTGCAATTTAAGAATCAGTCTGCAATTTGGGTAGATGGTAAAATCTCCACAGAAATTATCAATACCACTACCGGAAAAAAATATACTGTAGATGATCTGGTTTTTTACACGTTATCTGGAGATACAAGAAAAATAAATTTACCCATTACAAATGCACTGGAAAAGGGATCTTACAATGCATCTGTAATCATTGATTATGGTGACTCTTCTACTTTGGAGATTGCAGAATTAAATTTCAATCATGAATAG
- a CDS encoding PepSY domain-containing protein has protein sequence MTLSVWRLAHLALAVSTFLFLLIASVTGIVLAYDAAQENLQPFRADNVNHITLAQSLPQLKKKYPEITEITVDHNRFVLLEGFDEEENDIKVYVDPLTGKILGKPTEKSEFINWNLALHRSLFLKETGRFIVGVASFLLILISISGFILILKRQKGIRHFFSKINKDVFAQYFHVVSGRLLLIPILIISITGTYLFLLRFEMIPKGKNQKSTLQNQSKDVQQKDIGSFEIFKNTKITDVQKIEFPFVEDEPEEFFILKLNDREIEVNQINGSVEKEEKYPLSTVYEKLSLDLHTGKTNWIWAIVLGLASLNIIFFIGSGFIITLRRSKTKIKNKFKAEQAEIVLLVGSENGTTLHFAAHVHQQLLSTGRKSYLAELNQYRKYSSAKQLVIFTSTYGLGDPPSNGNHFFSLLKKFPQEQEVQFSVVGFGSRAYEDFCVFAEKIQTELEEKSWAKPLLPLHTVNDRSTTEFADWAREWSSQSLIPIASAPSLYAPKIPALSTFTVVGKSEVVDEVTTFKINLKTNKKEKFRSGDLLAIYPDNDHKERFYSVGKVDETLQLIVKLFQDGLGSQFLYQLQNGQEIKARLIKNSGFHFPEKAKQVALIANGTGIAPFLGMIDENANKTEIHLYCGFRKSSELSKKYAEFLSKQKERAHLTDFHFAYSREENSQYVMNLIEKDAQRFGDLLINGDYIMICGALKMQKDVEILLEKICKEKGTSLDFHKNNGQILTDCY, from the coding sequence ATGACTTTATCTGTTTGGAGACTGGCGCATCTTGCGTTGGCAGTCAGCACATTTTTATTTCTGCTCATCGCCTCAGTTACAGGAATTGTTCTGGCTTATGATGCTGCACAAGAAAACCTGCAACCATTCCGGGCAGATAATGTCAATCACATTACCCTCGCACAATCTTTACCTCAACTCAAAAAGAAATATCCGGAAATTACGGAAATCACGGTTGATCACAATCGTTTTGTTTTACTGGAAGGTTTTGACGAAGAAGAAAACGATATCAAAGTATACGTAGATCCGCTTACCGGGAAAATTTTGGGAAAACCCACTGAGAAAAGTGAATTTATCAATTGGAATCTCGCACTTCACAGATCTTTATTTTTAAAAGAAACCGGTAGATTTATTGTTGGTGTTGCATCCTTTCTTTTAATATTGATCAGCATTTCAGGATTTATTTTAATTTTAAAAAGACAGAAAGGGATTCGGCATTTCTTTTCGAAAATCAATAAAGATGTCTTTGCGCAATACTTTCATGTAGTTTCGGGAAGGTTGCTGCTAATTCCGATTCTCATTATTTCAATCACCGGAACCTATCTTTTTCTGTTGAGGTTTGAAATGATTCCTAAAGGTAAAAATCAAAAGTCAACCCTACAAAATCAATCAAAAGACGTTCAGCAAAAAGATATTGGCAGTTTTGAAATATTTAAAAATACCAAAATCACGGATGTTCAAAAAATTGAATTTCCTTTTGTGGAAGACGAACCTGAAGAGTTTTTTATTTTAAAACTGAACGACCGCGAGATCGAGGTCAATCAAATCAATGGTTCTGTTGAAAAGGAAGAAAAATATCCACTTTCAACGGTTTACGAAAAGCTAAGTCTTGATCTTCACACCGGAAAAACCAATTGGATTTGGGCAATCGTTTTGGGACTTGCTTCATTAAATATTATATTTTTTATAGGGTCAGGTTTTATCATTACTTTAAGAAGAAGTAAAACTAAAATCAAAAACAAATTTAAAGCTGAACAGGCCGAAATCGTATTGCTCGTAGGATCAGAAAACGGTACGACTTTGCATTTCGCAGCCCATGTTCATCAGCAATTATTGTCTACAGGTAGAAAATCTTATCTGGCAGAACTCAACCAATACAGAAAATATTCGTCAGCAAAGCAACTTGTTATTTTTACTTCAACGTATGGTTTGGGAGATCCGCCAAGCAACGGAAATCATTTTTTTTCATTACTAAAAAAGTTCCCGCAAGAACAGGAAGTTCAGTTTTCGGTAGTTGGTTTTGGTTCCAGAGCGTACGAAGATTTCTGTGTTTTTGCTGAAAAAATTCAAACCGAATTGGAAGAGAAATCCTGGGCGAAACCACTTTTACCTTTACACACAGTAAATGATCGCTCGACCACAGAATTTGCAGATTGGGCAAGAGAATGGAGTAGCCAAAGTTTGATTCCAATTGCATCAGCGCCTTCATTGTATGCTCCCAAAATACCAGCTCTTTCTACGTTTACAGTGGTTGGAAAAAGTGAAGTTGTGGATGAAGTAACAACTTTTAAGATCAACTTAAAAACCAATAAAAAAGAGAAATTTCGTTCCGGAGATCTGCTTGCCATTTATCCTGATAATGATCACAAAGAACGTTTTTATTCTGTTGGAAAAGTAGATGAAACGTTACAATTGATCGTAAAACTTTTTCAAGACGGTTTGGGTTCGCAATTTCTGTATCAATTGCAAAACGGACAAGAAATTAAAGCACGATTGATTAAAAACTCTGGATTTCACTTTCCCGAAAAAGCAAAGCAAGTTGCACTGATCGCCAACGGAACCGGAATTGCGCCTTTCCTTGGAATGATTGACGAAAATGCCAATAAAACCGAAATTCATCTTTATTGCGGTTTCAGAAAATCCAGCGAACTGAGCAAAAAATATGCTGAATTTCTATCTAAGCAAAAGGAAAGAGCACACCTTACCGATTTTCATTTTGCCTATTCTCGTGAAGAAAATTCTCAGTATGTGATGAATCTTATTGAAAAAGATGCGCAGCGTTTTGGAGATTTGCTCATCAACGGTGATTATATCATGATTTGTGGCGCTCTCAAAATGCAGAAAGATGTCGAAATTCTCCTTGAAAAAATATGTAAAGAAAAAGGAACATCTCTCGACTTTCATAAAAATAATGGTCAGATTTTAACCGATTGTTATTAA
- a CDS encoding RNA polymerase sigma factor, with protein MTKDVLQKYTDYELCSLIQQKNKSGFDLLYDQYCCLLYGLALKSVRSPEAAVEIVTITFENAWKTIHLYNHRKMKLSVWLVIVFINSTKKYLSSKNIAYTYNPKNFPSFIFDVVQDKAS; from the coding sequence ATGACAAAAGATGTCTTACAAAAGTATACGGATTACGAACTGTGTTCTTTGATACAACAAAAAAACAAATCTGGTTTTGATCTTCTTTACGATCAATATTGTTGTTTGCTTTATGGTTTAGCGTTAAAATCGGTAAGATCTCCTGAAGCTGCTGTCGAGATAGTTACAATCACTTTTGAAAACGCATGGAAAACAATTCATTTATACAATCATCGAAAAATGAAGCTAAGTGTCTGGTTGGTAATTGTCTTTATAAATTCAACCAAAAAATATTTATCATCAAAAAATATCGCTTATACTTATAATCCTAAAAATTTCCCCAGTTTTATATTTGATGTCGTTCAAGATAAAGCTTCTTAA
- a CDS encoding DUF2271 domain-containing protein: MTSFFKIQLAGIFTLLCIAFSTAQVSKYKCMLQMSSYSGEEAYVVVSLINPKGVYEKTLYVMGKDKKWYDTLKEWHKFQSKKPVKLNAITGASIAGGDRSITTFSIEDKYLNKGYKIRFESAVEDQKYHINDVEIPLTSAGITQKTDGKGFIRYVKLNKI; encoded by the coding sequence ATGACTTCATTCTTCAAAATACAACTTGCAGGAATTTTCACTTTACTGTGCATCGCATTTTCAACTGCTCAGGTTTCAAAATACAAATGCATGCTTCAAATGTCAAGCTATTCTGGTGAGGAAGCTTATGTTGTAGTTTCTCTTATCAATCCGAAAGGTGTTTACGAAAAAACACTTTACGTAATGGGAAAAGACAAAAAATGGTATGATACGCTGAAAGAATGGCACAAATTTCAAAGTAAAAAACCTGTAAAACTCAATGCTATTACCGGCGCATCTATTGCTGGTGGAGATAGAAGTATCACAACTTTTTCAATTGAAGATAAATATTTGAATAAAGGATATAAAATCCGTTTTGAATCTGCTGTGGAAGATCAGAAATACCATATCAATGATGTCGAAATTCCGTTGACGTCTGCCGGAATTACTCAGAAAACAGATGGGAAAGGCTTCATTCGATATGTAAAACTAAACAAAATCTAA